From the genome of Terriglobia bacterium:
TCGATGCCCAGGGTCTGCTGTCGCGCACGGAATCGCTGAAGAACAACGTCGGACATTGCCAGCGTTGCCACACCGTCGTCGAACCGCTGTTGTCGACGCAGTGGTTCGTTCAGATCAAACCGCTGGCGGAACCGGCAATCGCGGCAGTCGAGCAGGGCCGGACGGAATTTGTTCCGGCGAACTGGTCCAACACCTACTTCCAGTGGATGCGCAACATCCGTGACTGGTGTATTTCGAGGCAACTGTGGTGGGGCCATCGCATTCCGGCCTGGTACTGCGACGATTGCAGCGAAATGATCGTGTCTCGAACCGACGTCGATCGTTGTCCGAAATGCTCTTCGGGAAAGATCCGCCAGGATCAGGATGTTCTGGACACCTGGTTCAGCTCGGGCCTCTGGCCGTTCTCTACGCTCGGGTGGCCAGATCAGACGGAAGATCTGAAAGCATTTTATCCGACGACCTTGCTGGTGACGGCCTACGACATCATCTTCTTCTGGGTTGCGCGCATGATGATGTTCGGCCTGAAATTCATGAACGACGTTCCGTTCAAGGCCGTTTACATCACCGGAATCATTCGCGACGCCGAACGGCAGAAAATGTCGAAATCGAAGGGTAATGTTGTCGACCCGCTCGAGATCATCGACAAATTCGGGACAGACGCCGTCCGTTTCGCCCTTGCGCGCATGGGAGCTCCGGGAACCGATATCGCCGTCTCGGACGAGTTGCTCGACAGCTATCGCGCCTTCGCCACGAAAATCTGGAACGCCGCTCGGTTCATTTCCCGTTACGTCGACGAAAGCGACCGGCTGTCGCCGCTCACTGAATTGAAGCAATCGAACCTGTCGTTGGCCGACCGCTGGATCCTGTCGCGCCTCGCGCGAGCCGCAGCGGATGTGAACCGCTCGGTCGAACAGTACAATCTGCATGAGGGCTCGCGGCACGCCTACTCGTTCTTCTGGCACGAGCTCTGCGACTGGTATCTCGAGATGATCAAGCTTCATCCCGAGCGGTCGAAGCCCACATTGCTCTATGTTTTCGAGAGTGCTCTGAGGCTCTTGCATCCGTTTATGCCGTTCATCACCGAGGAACTCTGGCAGAACGTTCCGCACCAGGGCGAGTCGATCATGATAGCGGCGTATCCTGAATTCGATCCTGAACTGGTCGACGAACGCGCGGAGGCGCAGACGGAACTGATTCAGGAGATCATCGTCAAGGTGCGGAATATCCGTTCCGAAATGAACGTCGACGCAAAGCAGACGGTCCCGGTCCGGATTGCGGTGACCGATCCGGAGCTGACAGAGCTTCTGTCCGATGCGCGCGAATACGTGTTCAAGCTGGCTCAGGTCAGCCGGCTTGAAGTCGTTTCGCAGCTGAGCGGCGACAAGCTTTCGGCCCGTGCAGTTGCGGGTGGCCTTTCGCTTGAAGTCCCGCTTGCGGGTTTGATCGACGTCGAAACGGAACGCGCGCGATTGAAGAAAGAACTCGAAAAGGCGCAGCGGGAGATTGACGGCCTGGAGAGGAAGCTGTCGCAGGCGAGTTTCATCGAGCGGGCGCCGAAAGAGGTCGTCGAGGAAAACCGCCGCCGTCTCGCGGACTATCAGGATCAGGCCGCCAAGTTGAACGAAGGTTTGACGCGGTTGGAGTGACGGGCGGGGCTAAGGTCTTACGCCGCTCCGCGGCTGATGCCCCAAGTCAGTATGCAAAATATCGATCTTCAGCTTTTGCGGCCTTTTTTCCTGGATGCCCTTCGCGAGGACATCGGTTCCGGGGATATCACATCCCGGGCGGTTGTCCCCGCCAACGCTCACGCCCGGGCGCGCTTTACGGCCAAGGAAGCGCTGGTCGTTTCCGGTGTGCCCATCGTGCATGAGATTATCCAGCT
Proteins encoded in this window:
- a CDS encoding valine--tRNA ligase is translated as LSDLETVYEPVDSKLYYIKYPLKGTPDAFVEVATTRPETMLGDTAVAVNPSDKRYAGFKGQFVILPLMNREIPFIEDAVVESAFGTGVVKVTPAHDPADFDMGQRHGLPQISIIDEDARITAEGGPYQGLDRAEARKRVLSDLDAQGLLSRTESLKNNVGHCQRCHTVVEPLLSTQWFVQIKPLAEPAIAAVEQGRTEFVPANWSNTYFQWMRNIRDWCISRQLWWGHRIPAWYCDDCSEMIVSRTDVDRCPKCSSGKIRQDQDVLDTWFSSGLWPFSTLGWPDQTEDLKAFYPTTLLVTAYDIIFFWVARMMMFGLKFMNDVPFKAVYITGIIRDAERQKMSKSKGNVVDPLEIIDKFGTDAVRFALARMGAPGTDIAVSDELLDSYRAFATKIWNAARFISRYVDESDRLSPLTELKQSNLSLADRWILSRLARAAADVNRSVEQYNLHEGSRHAYSFFWHELCDWYLEMIKLHPERSKPTLLYVFESALRLLHPFMPFITEELWQNVPHQGESIMIAAYPEFDPELVDERAEAQTELIQEIIVKVRNIRSEMNVDAKQTVPVRIAVTDPELTELLSDAREYVFKLAQVSRLEVVSQLSGDKLSARAVAGGLSLEVPLAGLIDVETERARLKKELEKAQREIDGLERKLSQASFIERAPKEVVEENRRRLADYQDQAAKLNEGLTRLE